A part of Halobaculum sp. MBLA0143 genomic DNA contains:
- a CDS encoding HAD family hydrolase: protein MNTFDAVLFDLDGTLVVDEQGLEEIHAGVFDRVDVDPFFDPADMRAVDFHSLPEVDATGDRAFYEAVYRAVIETVGGDPSLAPRLAAANAEVVDHTAVSLREGAASALAAAADDGSVGLVTNGRRETQTTKLDAVGIRDAFAVELYCHPEGDAPGKPSPEPVQRAAAALDTTPERVLLVGNSLHDDVGGARAAGAASAWVPRDDATDDPDPTPDYRLGSLAELASVL, encoded by the coding sequence GTGAACACGTTCGACGCGGTGTTGTTCGACCTCGACGGGACGCTGGTCGTGGACGAACAGGGACTCGAGGAGATTCACGCGGGCGTGTTCGACCGGGTGGACGTGGACCCGTTCTTCGACCCGGCCGATATGCGCGCGGTGGACTTCCACTCGTTGCCGGAGGTGGACGCCACCGGAGACCGGGCGTTCTACGAGGCGGTGTACCGGGCGGTGATCGAGACGGTCGGGGGGGATCCGTCGCTCGCCCCGAGACTGGCGGCGGCCAACGCCGAGGTGGTGGACCACACGGCCGTGTCGCTCCGCGAGGGGGCAGCGTCCGCGCTGGCGGCCGCGGCCGACGACGGATCGGTCGGGCTGGTGACCAACGGAAGACGGGAGACACAGACGACGAAACTCGACGCCGTCGGTATTCGGGACGCGTTCGCCGTCGAGTTGTACTGTCATCCCGAGGGTGACGCGCCGGGGAAGCCGAGTCCGGAGCCGGTGCAGCGTGCGGCCGCGGCGCTCGACACCACCCCGGAGCGAGTTCTGCTCGTCGGCAACTCACTCCACGACGACGTGGGCGGTGCTCGCGCCGCCGGGGCGGCGAGTGCGTGGGTGCCGCGCGACGACGCGACGGACGACCCCGACCCGACGCCGGACTACCGACTCGGCTCACTCGCAGAGCTGGCGTCGGTGTTGTGA
- a CDS encoding mRNA surveillance protein pelota, which translates to MRTEPRGYAEDGRERLEIVPETTDDLWHLSHVLEPGDHVSGDTTRRIQRDDENLRDTGGEREHMRATVQVDDVEFARFANRLRVGGEIVDASREDQLGHHHTLNVEANTEIVVEKEFKPDQTERLEEAEAATDAPPVAIATVEEGAAAVHTVQQYGTEEYVSLTKPTGKGEYAQPRAELFDELGEALRRLDTDAVILAGPGFTKQDALDYFEENFSDVAGRVTTVDTSGIGDRGVHEVLKRGAVERVREETRIAREASLIDDLTERIAEGTKATYGPAATMEAAEFGAVDTLLIVDERLRAERQGDGDWEIDADELLTTVERQGGDVTVFSGEFQPGQQLSNLGGVAALLRYRLE; encoded by the coding sequence ATGCGAACGGAGCCCCGCGGCTACGCCGAGGACGGTCGCGAGCGACTGGAGATCGTCCCGGAGACGACGGACGACCTGTGGCACCTCTCACACGTTCTGGAGCCGGGCGACCACGTCTCCGGCGACACCACGCGGCGGATCCAACGAGACGACGAGAACCTCCGGGACACCGGCGGGGAGCGCGAGCACATGCGTGCCACGGTCCAGGTGGACGACGTCGAGTTCGCTCGGTTCGCCAACAGACTCCGAGTGGGCGGAGAGATCGTGGACGCCTCCCGCGAGGATCAGCTCGGCCACCACCACACGCTGAACGTGGAGGCAAACACGGAGATCGTCGTGGAGAAGGAGTTCAAGCCGGACCAGACGGAGCGGCTGGAGGAGGCAGAGGCGGCGACGGACGCGCCGCCGGTCGCCATCGCCACCGTGGAGGAGGGGGCGGCGGCGGTCCACACGGTCCAACAGTACGGCACCGAGGAGTACGTCTCGCTGACGAAGCCGACGGGTAAGGGGGAGTACGCCCAGCCGCGGGCGGAACTGTTCGACGAGCTGGGCGAGGCGTTGAGACGGCTGGACACGGACGCGGTGATCCTGGCCGGGCCGGGGTTCACGAAACAGGACGCACTAGACTACTTCGAGGAGAACTTCTCGGACGTGGCCGGACGGGTGACGACCGTCGACACCTCGGGGATCGGCGACCGTGGGGTTCACGAGGTGCTCAAGCGCGGCGCGGTCGAACGGGTGCGCGAGGAGACCCGGATCGCTCGGGAGGCGTCGCTGATCGACGACCTCACGGAGCGAATCGCCGAGGGAACGAAGGCGACGTACGGGCCGGCGGCGACGATGGAGGCCGCGGAGTTCGGCGCCGTCGACACGCTGTTGATCGTCGACGAACGGCTGCGGGCCGAACGCCAGGGTGACGGCGACTGGGAGATCGACGCCGACGAACTGCTCACGACCGTCGAACGCCAGGGCGGCGACGTGACCGTCTTCTCCGGAGAGTTCCAGCCCGGCCAACAGCTGTCGAACCTCGGCGGCGTCGCCGCACTCCTGCGGTACCGACTGGAGTAG
- a CDS encoding arylamine N-acetyltransferase gives MERYLERVGVEPEAATEPNLETLGRLQAAHVTAVPFETLSVSAGTREEWEPSGVPESLAARYEKVVERGRGGICYELNGLFYWLLTELGFEVSRLGARVFAPDGSLGPPGDHQTLLISLDEPYLADVGFGGDVIRTPLPFDGTPREGPCGAWRLTDSDRRDADYVAQSRGFDGDDWRDRFVFETTHRERSYFEPAREYHQDAPDATFTDWTLAVVATEDGYRTLTDGRLTVTTADGRERRPVDESSFEATLAAEFGIPVDG, from the coding sequence GTGGAACGTTACCTCGAACGGGTCGGGGTGGAGCCGGAAGCGGCGACGGAGCCGAACCTGGAGACGCTCGGGCGACTCCAGGCGGCACACGTCACGGCCGTCCCGTTCGAGACGCTGTCCGTGTCGGCGGGGACACGCGAGGAGTGGGAGCCGAGTGGGGTGCCGGAGTCGCTGGCGGCCCGCTACGAGAAGGTGGTCGAACGTGGTCGGGGCGGGATCTGTTACGAACTCAACGGACTGTTCTACTGGCTGTTGACGGAGTTGGGGTTCGAAGTCTCCCGCCTGGGCGCTCGGGTGTTCGCGCCCGACGGGTCGCTCGGGCCGCCGGGCGACCACCAGACGCTGCTGATTTCGTTGGACGAACCGTACCTCGCGGACGTGGGGTTCGGCGGCGACGTGATCCGGACGCCGTTGCCGTTCGACGGCACCCCCCGCGAGGGACCGTGTGGCGCCTGGCGGCTCACAGACAGCGACCGCCGCGACGCCGACTACGTCGCCCAGTCGCGCGGATTCGACGGCGACGACTGGCGCGACCGGTTCGTCTTCGAGACGACCCACCGGGAGCGGTCGTACTTCGAGCCGGCCCGAGAGTACCACCAGGACGCCCCGGACGCCACCTTCACCGACTGGACGTTGGCGGTCGTCGCCACAGAGGACGGCTACCGCACGCTCACGGACGGCCGACTGACGGTGACGACCGCCGACGGCCGGGAGCGCCGGCCGGTCGACGAGTCGTCGTTCGAGGCGACACTCGCGGCCGAGTTCGGCATTCCGGTCGACGGCTGA
- the menD gene encoding 2-succinyl-5-enolpyruvyl-6-hydroxy-3-cyclohexene-1-carboxylic-acid synthase, with the protein MSQAPNRNTLWARTLVDELVAAGVSAVCVTPGSRSTPLTVAAAAHDDLRVFSHLDERASAFFALGRARRTGEVTPLICTSGTAAANYHPAVMEASQARVPLLALTADRPPELRDSGANQTADQEKLFGDAVRWYRDLPEPEPTERKLRRLRTDAGRAVHEAESTPAGPVHLNVPFRKPLEPVSVPGDVPDDLPPLAAAGRDGDTAFVATTTGHATLDDRDLGAVTEALSAERGLIVAGPADPPGPDPEAITTLAHRTGFPVLADPLSGLRFGSSTRVAPILGGYDGVLAGDAVADWPDPEVVFRFGASPTSKPLREYLAATDARQLLVDPAGGWREAEFTATDLVAADPSRLAVAAARRVGGPDSTAWRERWEAAERAHWEAVAAEDRPFEGRVLADVVELAPEPSTVFVSNSMPVRDLDRFAEPAARSLTVLGNRGVSGIDGITSTALGAGSATTDHLTLVTGDLAFYHDTTGLLAVERADVDVTVVLIDNDGGGIFHKLPIESFDPPFTEQFRTPHGLEFEHAADMFGLSFARVDGDDPAAFREQYREATTTDGSGVVAVETDAEASHRVREALTEATASGVREAVDDD; encoded by the coding sequence GTGAGTCAGGCACCCAACAGGAACACGCTGTGGGCGCGGACGCTGGTCGACGAGCTCGTCGCCGCCGGCGTCTCCGCCGTCTGTGTCACGCCGGGGTCGCGGTCGACGCCGCTGACGGTCGCCGCGGCCGCCCACGACGACCTCCGCGTCTTCTCTCACTTAGACGAGCGAGCCTCGGCGTTCTTCGCCCTGGGTCGCGCCCGCCGCACCGGCGAGGTGACGCCGTTGATCTGCACCTCCGGCACCGCCGCCGCCAACTACCACCCCGCCGTGATGGAGGCGTCACAGGCGCGCGTCCCGTTGCTGGCGCTGACGGCCGACCGTCCGCCGGAGCTGCGCGACTCCGGCGCCAACCAGACGGCCGACCAGGAGAAGCTGTTCGGGGACGCCGTGCGGTGGTACCGCGACCTGCCGGAGCCGGAGCCGACGGAACGGAAGCTCCGACGGCTCCGGACGGACGCCGGCCGGGCCGTCCACGAGGCGGAGTCGACACCCGCCGGCCCGGTCCACCTGAACGTCCCGTTCCGCAAGCCGTTGGAGCCGGTGTCGGTGCCGGGCGACGTGCCCGACGACCTGCCGCCGCTCGCGGCAGCCGGCCGCGACGGCGACACCGCGTTCGTCGCGACGACGACCGGTCACGCCACGCTGGACGACCGGGACCTCGGGGCCGTGACGGAGGCACTGTCGGCCGAACGCGGGCTGATCGTCGCCGGACCGGCGGACCCGCCCGGGCCGGATCCGGAGGCGATCACCACGCTCGCCCACCGGACGGGCTTCCCCGTGTTGGCGGACCCGTTGTCCGGGCTCCGATTCGGTTCCTCGACCCGGGTCGCGCCGATTCTCGGCGGCTACGACGGCGTGCTCGCGGGCGACGCCGTCGCCGACTGGCCGGATCCGGAGGTGGTGTTCCGCTTCGGCGCCTCGCCCACATCGAAGCCACTCCGAGAGTACCTCGCCGCGACCGACGCCAGACAGCTACTCGTCGACCCAGCCGGCGGCTGGCGAGAGGCGGAGTTCACCGCGACGGACCTGGTCGCGGCCGACCCCTCGCGGCTGGCCGTCGCCGCGGCGCGCCGCGTCGGGGGGCCGGACTCGACCGCCTGGCGGGAGCGCTGGGAGGCGGCCGAGCGCGCCCACTGGGAGGCGGTGGCGGCCGAGGACCGCCCGTTCGAGGGGCGCGTGCTCGCGGACGTGGTCGAACTCGCGCCGGAGCCGTCCACCGTGTTCGTCTCCAACTCCATGCCCGTCCGCGACCTGGACCGCTTCGCCGAGCCCGCCGCCCGCTCGCTGACGGTGCTGGGGAACCGTGGCGTCTCCGGGATCGACGGGATAACCTCGACCGCACTGGGTGCCGGCAGCGCCACCACGGATCACCTCACGCTCGTCACTGGGGACCTCGCCTTCTACCACGACACCACTGGGTTGTTGGCGGTCGAGCGCGCCGACGTGGACGTGACGGTCGTGTTGATCGACAACGACGGCGGCGGGATCTTCCACAAGCTCCCCATCGAGTCGTTCGACCCCCCGTTCACCGAGCAGTTCCGCACCCCACACGGACTGGAGTTCGAGCACGCCGCCGACATGTTCGGACTGTCGTTCGCCCGCGTCGACGGCGACGATCCGGCGGCGTTCCGCGAGCAGTACCGCGAGGCGACGACGACGGACGGCAGCGGCGTCGTCGCCGTCGAGACGGACGCCGAGGCCAGCCACCGCGTCCGCGAGGCGTTGACCGAGGCGACGGCGAGTGGCGTCCGTGAGGCCGTCGACGACGACTGA
- a CDS encoding UPF0058 family protein, with protein MHKDELLELHEQMVIIMEQFRSQDDVDSSLFDPYDELEVDPSHVHKSKSEHKHAVFVLGNALATAMSEDEFSDAGRVGKRMEELADDAEEKV; from the coding sequence ATGCACAAGGACGAACTGCTCGAACTGCACGAGCAGATGGTCATCATCATGGAGCAGTTCCGCAGCCAAGACGACGTGGACTCCTCGTTGTTCGATCCGTACGACGAGTTGGAGGTGGACCCCTCACACGTCCACAAGTCCAAGAGCGAACACAAGCACGCGGTGTTCGTCCTCGGCAACGCCCTGGCGACGGCGATGTCGGAAGACGAGTTCTCCGACGCCGGTCGCGTCGGCAAGCGGATGGAGGAGCTCGCGGACGACGCAGAAGAGAAGGTGTGA
- a CDS encoding cell surface protein → MPRVELTVPEHLEMQIAQMVERGEFVDREEAVEELLSTGLKAFKTSGPQDDEGADPVDGFEDDGMMGHDDEYVF, encoded by the coding sequence ATGCCACGAGTCGAACTGACGGTACCGGAGCACCTGGAGATGCAGATCGCGCAGATGGTAGAGCGGGGGGAGTTCGTCGACAGGGAGGAGGCGGTCGAGGAACTGTTGTCCACCGGGCTGAAGGCGTTCAAGACGAGCGGACCCCAGGACGACGAGGGGGCGGATCCCGTCGACGGCTTCGAGGACGACGGGATGATGGGCCACGACGACGAGTACGTCTTCTGA
- a CDS encoding DUF5804 family protein yields the protein MTTVCLLGDRDAEAPLRRELLSRETAREALATYDLYSPFHDSVALETVSLGTALALCNDLDWYLTRFVDETLLQEPSVTDEEWLSRDLATAIRNERAAPEETGRYLKVYGLREDRLLEPMYLARTGSGRPSYDLHDVEETVTVRVTEAEFDQPGR from the coding sequence ATGACCACAGTCTGTCTCCTCGGCGACCGCGACGCGGAGGCGCCGCTCAGACGCGAACTCCTCTCGCGGGAGACGGCCCGGGAGGCGCTGGCCACCTACGACCTGTACAGTCCGTTCCACGACTCCGTGGCCCTGGAGACGGTGAGTCTCGGCACGGCGCTCGCGCTGTGCAACGACTTAGACTGGTACCTGACGCGGTTCGTCGACGAGACGCTGCTCCAGGAGCCCAGTGTCACCGACGAGGAGTGGCTCTCGCGCGACCTGGCGACGGCGATCAGGAACGAACGGGCCGCGCCCGAGGAGACCGGACGGTACCTCAAGGTGTACGGTCTCCGAGAGGATCGGCTGTTGGAGCCGATGTACCTCGCGCGGACGGGGAGCGGGCGGCCGAGCTACGACCTCCACGACGTCGAGGAGACGGTGACTGTCCGCGTGACGGAAGCGGAGTTCGACCAGCCGGGACGTTAG
- a CDS encoding helix-turn-helix domain-containing protein, with the protein MDDVNVIGWETAAEITPARREIFRTVRAEEVDSVTDLARRLDRDKSQVSRDLSALAELGVGRFETEGRRKRPVPAQETLVVEPLV; encoded by the coding sequence GTGGACGACGTGAACGTGATCGGCTGGGAGACGGCCGCCGAGATCACCCCCGCCCGGCGGGAGATCTTTCGAACGGTACGAGCCGAGGAAGTCGACTCCGTCACTGATCTCGCGCGCCGGCTCGACCGCGACAAGTCGCAGGTGTCGCGTGATCTGTCGGCGCTCGCAGAGTTGGGCGTCGGGCGCTTCGAGACGGAGGGGAGACGGAAGCGACCGGTGCCGGCACAGGAGACGCTCGTCGTCGAGCCGCTCGTCTGA
- a CDS encoding PQQ-binding-like beta-propeller repeat protein, which produces MGGWPSIYYDGRNTSHNPHAAPPTDEPGVVWRVKGHTWRSAAAETTYRLSSARPVVADGRVYVGGQGVTCYDTRTGERTWERENDDRFVVGLAALHGRVHAVERAADASAGGDPEGFLSVLDAATGERVRTANCGARPFVPTTDGDRVVVPTRRGQVGFDAAGARRWRVADGTPRIPPGPAAITDDSVYLSASGEFGRYSRESSLITGASVDSRWSVDRGLRRRWHPPTVTDECIVAPVVQLAQDLPGAGGVRPGLHAYGRDGTPLWHLPVPTTWMSGDDSPGEFIHRVSSPAVADGVGYVTSARLSWNRGAATSADTALQAFDTTSGDERWRATFPGEGSDAVSPVVADGRVYAVIPDNTGESETSRLVAHGRRGNRLWSVGVPGVGYHLAVCGETLYVALRGGEVVGYSSNS; this is translated from the coding sequence GTGGGTGGGTGGCCGTCCATCTACTACGACGGTCGCAACACCAGCCACAATCCACACGCAGCGCCACCGACCGACGAGCCCGGAGTCGTCTGGCGGGTGAAGGGTCACACCTGGAGGAGCGCCGCAGCAGAGACGACGTACCGTCTCTCCAGCGCTAGACCGGTCGTTGCCGACGGACGTGTGTACGTCGGTGGCCAGGGCGTCACCTGCTACGATACACGAACTGGGGAACGGACGTGGGAGCGAGAGAACGACGACCGGTTCGTCGTCGGGCTGGCTGCTCTCCACGGTCGGGTACACGCCGTCGAACGGGCAGCGGACGCATCGGCGGGTGGTGACCCGGAGGGGTTCCTGTCGGTCCTCGATGCGGCGACCGGGGAACGCGTCCGGACGGCGAACTGTGGTGCTCGACCGTTCGTCCCGACTACCGACGGCGACCGAGTCGTCGTCCCGACACGTCGTGGTCAGGTCGGGTTCGACGCTGCCGGAGCCAGACGGTGGCGCGTCGCCGACGGCACTCCCCGGATCCCTCCCGGGCCGGCGGCGATCACCGACGACAGCGTCTACCTCTCGGCGTCCGGCGAGTTCGGAAGATACAGCCGGGAGAGTAGTCTAATAACCGGGGCTTCCGTCGACAGCCGTTGGTCGGTCGACCGTGGCCTTCGGCGTCGCTGGCACCCGCCGACAGTCACAGACGAGTGTATCGTCGCCCCGGTCGTGCAGTTGGCCCAGGATCTTCCCGGGGCGGGTGGTGTTCGGCCGGGGCTCCACGCGTACGGTCGGGACGGCACACCTCTGTGGCACCTCCCCGTCCCGACGACGTGGATGTCCGGTGACGACTCTCCGGGAGAGTTCATCCACCGTGTGTCGTCGCCGGCCGTCGCAGACGGCGTCGGCTACGTCACGAGCGCCCGGCTGTCGTGGAACCGGGGGGCCGCAACGTCGGCAGACACGGCCCTCCAAGCGTTCGATACGACGAGTGGCGACGAGCGGTGGCGGGCGACCTTCCCGGGCGAGGGGAGTGACGCAGTCAGTCCGGTCGTCGCCGACGGTCGGGTCTACGCTGTGATTCCCGACAACACTGGGGAGAGCGAGACGAGCAGGCTCGTCGCCCACGGACGACGTGGAAATCGCTTGTGGAGCGTCGGCGTCCCGGGAGTCGGGTACCACCTCGCTGTCTGTGGTGAGACGTTGTACGTCGCACTGAGGGGCGGTGAAGTCGTTGGGTACAGTTCGAACAGTTGA
- a CDS encoding thioredoxin domain-containing protein: MSNSTARNRLAGEASPYLREHADNPVDWQPWDDEALATAREEEKPIFLSVGYAACHWCHVMEEESFEDETVAELLNDAFVPIKVDREERPDLDRIYQTVCRKVSGGGGWPLSAWLTPDGDPFYVGTYFPKRAKGNRPGFLEICRNVADSWADPEQRREMERRGEQWAATARQELESTGSSESTTGDASAPGTDADVVDGSLDDAVTTALRSADRDYGGFGSGGPKFPQPGRVDLLLRAADRADDPEPLRVATEALDAMSEGGLFDHVGGGFHRYCTDREWVVPHFEKMLYDNASLARLYLDGHRLTDEPRYAVVARETLAFLDRELSHPDGGFYASLDADTGGQEGAFYVWDESSLTAALSAELDSDVLGELGVDEDTAVAVVRDRFGVDEPNFERGTTVLTVTASVADLAADYDLDEDTVTALLGETRAALYDARERRERPPRDEKVIAAWNGLAVSAFAAGARSLDPGLADRGADALAFVREHLWDGDRLARRYVDPADVNPVGDDGEATETDDADAGGGDAVGGAAGTGYLADYAFLARGALELYGVTGDVDHLAFALDLAEVISEAFYDADEGTIYATPADGEELIARPQEPTDRSTPSSLGVAVSVLLDLDDFRPEAGFADAAADTLATHRDRVAGRPLEHVTLALSAAKHARGSLELTLAADEWPTEWRDTLANQFLADAVLAPRPATEADLEDWLTRLDLADAPPVWANREARDGTPTAYVCRGRSCSPPRASLYEALTWTPGE; this comes from the coding sequence ATGAGCAACTCGACCGCGCGAAACCGGCTGGCCGGCGAGGCGAGCCCGTACCTGCGCGAGCACGCGGACAACCCCGTCGACTGGCAGCCGTGGGACGACGAGGCGTTGGCGACCGCCCGAGAGGAGGAGAAGCCCATCTTCCTCTCGGTCGGCTACGCGGCGTGTCACTGGTGTCACGTCATGGAAGAGGAGTCGTTCGAAGACGAGACCGTCGCGGAGCTGCTCAACGACGCGTTCGTCCCGATCAAGGTGGACCGCGAGGAACGGCCGGATCTCGACCGGATCTACCAGACCGTCTGTCGGAAGGTGAGTGGCGGCGGGGGCTGGCCGTTGTCCGCCTGGCTCACGCCCGACGGGGACCCGTTCTACGTCGGCACCTACTTCCCGAAGAGAGCGAAGGGGAATCGCCCGGGGTTCCTGGAGATCTGCCGCAACGTCGCCGACTCCTGGGCGGATCCGGAACAACGCCGCGAGATGGAGCGCCGCGGCGAGCAGTGGGCCGCGACCGCCCGCCAGGAACTGGAGTCGACGGGCAGTTCCGAGTCGACGACCGGGGACGCGAGCGCCCCCGGCACCGACGCCGACGTCGTCGACGGCTCGCTGGACGACGCCGTCACGACCGCACTCCGGAGCGCCGACCGCGACTACGGCGGCTTCGGTAGCGGCGGCCCGAAGTTCCCCCAGCCCGGTCGAGTCGACCTCCTCCTCCGGGCGGCCGACCGCGCGGACGATCCGGAGCCGCTGCGGGTGGCGACGGAGGCGCTGGACGCCATGAGCGAGGGCGGACTGTTCGACCACGTCGGCGGCGGCTTCCACCGTTACTGCACGGACCGGGAGTGGGTCGTCCCCCACTTCGAGAAGATGCTGTACGACAACGCCTCGTTGGCTCGGCTGTACCTCGACGGCCACCGGCTCACCGACGAGCCGCGGTACGCCGTCGTCGCCCGCGAGACGCTGGCGTTCCTAGACCGGGAGCTGTCACACCCGGACGGCGGCTTCTACGCCTCGCTGGACGCCGACACCGGCGGCCAGGAGGGGGCGTTCTACGTCTGGGACGAGTCGTCGCTGACGGCCGCGCTGTCGGCCGAACTGGACTCGGACGTGCTGGGGGAGCTGGGTGTCGACGAGGACACTGCCGTCGCCGTCGTCCGCGACCGGTTCGGCGTCGACGAGCCCAACTTCGAGCGCGGGACGACCGTCCTCACCGTCACCGCGTCCGTCGCGGACCTGGCGGCCGACTACGACCTGGACGAGGACACCGTCACGGCGTTGTTGGGAGAGACCCGGGCCGCGCTGTACGACGCCCGCGAGCGTCGGGAGCGACCGCCGCGCGACGAGAAAGTGATCGCCGCCTGGAACGGGCTGGCCGTCTCCGCGTTCGCCGCCGGTGCCCGCAGCCTGGATCCGGGGCTGGCCGACCGCGGCGCCGACGCGCTCGCGTTCGTCCGGGAGCACCTCTGGGACGGGGACCGACTCGCTCGTCGGTACGTCGACCCGGCCGACGTGAACCCCGTCGGTGACGACGGTGAAGCGACCGAGACGGACGACGCCGACGCAGGCGGGGGAGACGCCGTCGGCGGCGCCGCCGGAACGGGCTACCTCGCGGACTACGCCTTCCTCGCGCGCGGCGCGCTGGAACTGTACGGCGTCACCGGGGACGTGGACCACCTCGCGTTCGCGCTGGATCTGGCCGAGGTGATCTCGGAGGCGTTCTACGACGCCGACGAGGGGACGATCTACGCCACGCCCGCCGACGGCGAGGAGCTGATCGCCCGGCCACAGGAGCCCACGGACCGCTCGACCCCCTCCAGTCTCGGTGTCGCCGTCTCCGTCCTGCTGGACCTGGACGACTTCCGGCCGGAGGCGGGCTTCGCCGACGCCGCCGCCGACACGCTGGCGACCCACCGCGACCGCGTCGCCGGCCGCCCGCTGGAGCACGTCACCCTGGCGTTGTCGGCCGCCAAACACGCCCGCGGCTCGCTGGAGCTCACGCTCGCGGCCGACGAGTGGCCCACCGAGTGGCGCGACACGCTCGCCAACCAGTTCCTCGCCGACGCCGTGCTCGCCCCCCGGCCCGCGACCGAGGCCGACTTGGAAGACTGGCTGACGCGACTCGACCTCGCCGACGCGCCGCCCGTCTGGGCGAACCGCGAGGCGCGCGACGGCACGCCGACCGCGTACGTCTGTCGCGGCCGGTCGTGCTCGCCGCCGCGGGCGTCGCTGTACGAGGCGCTGACGTGGACGCCGGGGGAGTAG
- a CDS encoding DUF4397 domain-containing protein, which yields MPRDTTRRRLLGTLGVGVTAGLAGCGGASETETPPSTATDEATETDEATETDEATEMDAVGALRVAHLSPNAPPVTVFLDGTSRFREVSYGEVTEYGGVVAGEHTVRIAPASDTEQTVFEGSVSVASDTGYTVAATGELGADGDRSFTPQVLTDDVTDSDGDARLRLLHASPGAPAVDVQLVADGDPVAVFDGVSFGQAPTATVPAGEYTVEVRGDTANGDGDIVAAYDLELAADGSYSAFAVGYLSPESVPDDVPGERGFDLRVTRDDGGTRLVDAVPSQAAFRVAHLSPNAPAVDVFTDQMIALSDLAFGDVSEYRPVTPGGRPVEIRPADDPETTVFGGRIPFESGVDYTVAAVGEVGDGDFPFEPVVLRDDNDSPGEDTARVRLVHAVPDAPAVDVVGGDGSVVFDGVAYGDGSYTELPAGEYSLSVYGATSDNEGEPITTVDVTAESGGVYTLFAAGYLTADGEPADTELRVVSVRDGV from the coding sequence ATGCCCCGCGACACGACGCGACGACGGTTGCTCGGAACGCTCGGTGTCGGTGTCACGGCCGGTCTCGCCGGCTGTGGCGGCGCCAGTGAGACGGAGACGCCCCCCTCGACTGCGACGGACGAGGCGACAGAGACGGACGAGGCGACAGAGACGGACGAGGCGACGGAGATGGACGCGGTCGGCGCGCTCCGGGTGGCACACCTCTCGCCGAACGCACCTCCCGTCACCGTCTTCCTCGACGGAACCTCGAGGTTCCGAGAGGTCTCGTACGGAGAAGTGACCGAGTACGGCGGTGTGGTGGCGGGCGAGCACACGGTTCGGATCGCGCCCGCGAGTGACACGGAGCAGACGGTGTTCGAGGGGTCGGTCTCCGTCGCGAGCGACACCGGCTACACGGTCGCCGCGACGGGTGAACTCGGCGCCGACGGCGACCGCTCGTTCACCCCGCAGGTGTTGACCGACGACGTGACCGACTCCGACGGCGACGCCCGGCTCCGACTGCTCCACGCCTCGCCGGGCGCGCCCGCCGTGGACGTGCAGTTGGTCGCAGACGGCGACCCCGTCGCGGTCTTCGACGGCGTCTCCTTCGGGCAGGCGCCGACCGCGACGGTGCCGGCCGGCGAGTACACTGTCGAGGTTCGCGGCGACACCGCGAACGGCGACGGCGACATCGTCGCCGCCTACGACCTGGAGCTCGCTGCGGACGGCAGCTACTCCGCGTTCGCGGTCGGCTACCTCTCGCCGGAGTCGGTGCCGGACGACGTCCCCGGGGAGCGCGGGTTCGACCTCCGGGTGACCCGAGACGACGGCGGCACCCGACTGGTGGACGCGGTGCCCTCGCAGGCCGCGTTCCGGGTGGCACACCTCTCGCCGAACGCGCCCGCGGTGGACGTGTTCACCGACCAGATGATCGCACTGAGTGACCTCGCGTTCGGCGACGTGTCGGAGTACCGCCCGGTGACTCCCGGCGGGCGACCGGTGGAGATCCGGCCGGCCGACGACCCGGAGACGACCGTGTTCGGCGGGCGCATCCCGTTCGAGAGCGGGGTCGACTACACGGTCGCCGCGGTCGGCGAGGTGGGTGACGGTGACTTCCCGTTCGAGCCGGTGGTGTTGCGCGACGACAACGACAGCCCCGGCGAGGACACGGCGCGCGTGCGACTGGTGCACGCCGTCCCGGACGCACCCGCGGTGGACGTGGTCGGGGGGGACGGGAGCGTCGTCTTCGACGGCGTCGCGTACGGGGACGGCTCGTACACGGAGCTGCCGGCCGGCGAGTACAGCCTGTCGGTGTACGGCGCCACGAGTGACAACGAGGGCGAGCCGATCACGACCGTCGACGTCACCGCCGAGAGTGGCGGGGTGTACACCCTGTTCGCCGCCGGCTACCTGACGGCCGACGGCGAACCCGCCGACACGGAGCTCCGGGTGGTGTCCGTCCGAGACGGCGTCTGA